From the genome of Nasonia vitripennis strain AsymCx chromosome 1, Nvit_psr_1.1, whole genome shotgun sequence, one region includes:
- the LOC116416946 gene encoding uncharacterized protein LOC116416946, giving the protein MESPRAESYASSDTGRTRMIDAEARHTDLDGNLNEVTADLTGLVTICCSDCDLDSANYEKCQGELALQCLACREKFYHRFWAIRHINSCASIIKQPKYICELCETTFERIDELRRHFQDCASDCFTSLQLENNNTNSEEELDMFKYFANSSEILRKSVREYGHERFYAHFCVECREPIIDETSVDAVDCDECKVSCLLQCNTCKCLHETYESIIEHLKGSYCGYKMQLAVDPDAQLHEQA; this is encoded by the exons ATGGAATCTCCACGTGCGGAATCTTACGCATCTTCTGACACTG GTAGGACGAGAATGATTGATGCAGAAGCTCGTCACACGGATCTCGATGGAAATCTCAACGAAG TTACTGCAGACTTGACAGGGCTTGTGACGATTTGTTGCTCGGATTGTGATCTTGACAGTGCCAACTACGAAAAATGCCAGGGCGAGCTAGCTCTGCAATGTTTAGCGTGCCGAGAGAAGTTTTATCACCGTTTTTGGGCGATCCGGCACATCAATTCTTGTGCCAGCATCATCAAGCAGCCAAAATACATCTGTGAGTTGTGCGAAACGACATTCGAACGGATCGATGAACTAAGAAGACACTTTCAAGACTGTGCAAGTGATTGTTTTACAAGTCTTCAGTTGGAGAACAACAACACGAATTCGGAGGAAGAATTAGATATGTTCAAGTACTTTGCCAACTCATCGGAGATATTAAGGAAAAGCGTGAGGGAATACG GACATGAACGTTTTTATGCGCACTTCTGCGTGGAGTGCCGCGAACCCATCATCGATGAAACATCGGTCGACGCAGTAGACTGCGATGAATGTAAAGTTAGTTGCCTGCTGCAGTGCAACACGTGCAAATGTCTACACGAGACTTACGAGTCCATTATTGAGCATTTAAAGGGGAGCTATTGCGGATATAAGATGCAATTAGCGGTGGACCCGGATGCTCAACTTCACGAACAGGcgtga
- the LOC116416251 gene encoding uncharacterized protein LOC116416251, with translation MYRQFLVRDSDRKYQKILWFVNDEIREFVLNTVTFGVAAAPFLAIRCLHQLADDEQERFPLAAKILKRDMYVDNMLTGTNSVEEARSICTQMTQVLRTAGMNMRQWATNDPNILNDIESKNLDANFDLSNDNTLKTLGIRWRAKTDSFVYKIKPISVTERFTKRKILSEIAKIFDPLGLLGPIILFAKKIMQDIWKAKIDWDETVPNDIYYQWNEFCLQLSCLPDMSFNRHILTNDANEIQIHGFSDASETGYGACIYMRSKDTFGNYKITLICSKSRVAPVKTRSLPRLELCGAQLLANLYVHTIRSIRIQVDRTYFWCDSSITLHWINAAPPTLKTFVANRVADIQLKTEIHAWRHIRSEDNPADALSKGQLPNDFLNNEIWLHGPPWLQQNETEWPKSHIIGLTEIPEIKKAHCFVTKSDSYCAHLLKIIENQTSLMKLKRIFALCLRLPKKYRTNTKIRDMRIKDLQKAENAVIRLVQGSVFANDIASLKANKPLNEKSSLASLDPFIDEENILRVGGRIRKAIAPFSKRHPILLSKNNFFTDLIIQHYHTAHFHTGIQNTLYAIRENYWPIDGRNQIRKNIRKCTICFRANPQLCQYKMGDLPQVRVTQSRPFYNVGVDYCGPFFIKEKRYRNQKFIKIYVAILVCMTVKAIHIEVVEDLSTEGFIAALRRFVSRRGLPGTIYSDNGTNFRGAHNKLNELYELLNSQQLKINLDKFTNSNKIEWHFIPPHSPNFGGLWEISVKQFKHHFKRVAADKRFTLADFNTFSIEIEAILNSRPITRISSDINDLSAITPGHFLIGDSLKGLPEQNYTKIPDNRLSAWESMSKLKQQFWERWNKEYLNELNIRHNKSAAEPKLTKDLVVLIKEDNTPPMQWNMGIITDVHPGADKIIRVVTVRTKHGLKKRPTSKIAVLPIDDNLEKQETISKLKIN, from the coding sequence ATGTATCGACAATTTCTCGTTCGAGACAGCGATAGGAAATATCAGAAAATCTTGTGGTTTGTAAACGACGAGATTAGAGAATTTGTGCTCAACACAGTAACATTCGGAGTAGCAGCCGCACCCTTTTTGGCTATTCGATGCCTACATCAACTCGCGGACGATGAACAAGAACGATTTCCACTCGCCGCCAAAATATTAAAGAGAGACATGTACGTCGATAACATGTTAACGGGAACGAATTCCGTCGAAGAAGCCCGATCAATTTGTACGCAAATGACGCAAGTCCTAAGGACCGCCGGTATGAACATGCGACAGTGGGCAACAAATGATCCAAATATATTAAACGACATCGAGTCAAAAAATTTGGACGCTAATTTCGACTTGAGCAACGACAACACCCTTAAAACACTAGGCATTCGCTGGCGCGCCAAAACGGACTCTTtcgtatacaaaattaaacccATATCGGTCACTGAGAGATTcaccaaaagaaaaatattgtcCGAAATAGCAAAAATCTTCGATCCCCTTGGACTACTAGGACCAATTATCctctttgcaaaaaaaatcatgcAAGACATCTGGAAAGCCAAAATCGACTGGGATGAAACAGTACCGAATGACATATACTATCAATGGAATGAGTTTTGTCTACAATTAAGCTGCCTACCAGACATGTCATTCAATCGACACATTTTGACAAACGACGCCAATGAAATACAAATTCACGGCTTTAGTGACGCGAGCGAAACTGGATACGGTGCATGCATCTATATGAGATCAAAGGACACATTTGGCAATTATAAAATCACCCTAATCTGTTCAAAATCACGCGTCGCGCCAGTAAAAACACGGTCATTACCTCGGTTAGAGTTATGCGGCGCGCAGTTATTAGCCAATTTATATGTGCACACTATTCGATCAATTCGCATTCAAGTCGATCGAACATATTTTTGGTGTGATTCGAGCATAACACTACATTGGATCAACGCAGCACCTCCGACGTTAAAAACGTTTGTGGCAAATCGAGTGGCCGACATTCAATTAAAAACCGAGATTCATGCATGGAGACACATCAGATCAGAAGACAATCCTGCCGACGCTCTATCAAAAGGTCAACTTCCAAACGATTTTCTCAACAACGAGATATGGCTACACGGCCCTCCATGGCTACAACAAAACGAAACTGAGTGGCCAAAATCGCATATTATCGGATTAACCGAAATTCCAGAAATCAAAAAAGCACATTGCTTCGTAACTAAATCCGATTCATATTGCGCacatcttttaaaaataatagaaaatcaGACATCCTTGATGAAATTAAAACGTATATTCGCATTATGCCTCCGACTgccgaaaaaatatcgtacaaATACCAAAATCCGGGACATGCGCATCAAAGACTTACAAAAAGCAGAAAATGCCGTTATTCGGTTAGTTCAGGGATCCGTGTTTGCAAATGACATTGCGTCACTAAAGGCAAATAAACCATTGAATGAGAAAAGTTCCTTAGCATCACTAGATCCATTCATCGATGAAGAAAACATTCTTAGAGTAGGCGGTAGAATCAGAAAGGCAATTGCACCCTTTTCAAAACGTCATCCCATACTCCtatcaaaaaataactttttcacGGACTTAATTATTCAACATTATCACACTGCGCACTTTCACACGGGAATTCAAAATACTCTTTACGCAATCCGAGAGAACTATTGGCCGATCGACGGACGCAAccaaattagaaaaaatatccgAAAATGCACAATATGTTTTCGTGCAAATCCGCAGTTATGCCAGTATAAAATGGGTGACCTTCCGCAAGTGAGAGTAACACAATCTAGACCATTTTATAATGTAGGTGTAGATTACTGCGGTCCGTTCTTTATAAAGGAAAAGCGATATCGAAatcaaaaattcataaaaatttacGTCGCAATATTGGTATGTATGACAGTCAAAGCAATCCACATAGAAGTAGTCGAAGATCTATCTACGGAAGGTTTTATAGCAGCTTTACGACGATTTGTATCGAGACGCGGTTTACCGGGAACTATCTACTCGGACAACGGTACTAACTTCCGAGGTGCACACAACAAACTGAATGAACTATACGAATTACTAAACTCacaacaattaaaaataaatttagacAAATTTACCAATAGTAACAAAATAGAGTGGCATTTCATTCCGCCTCATTCGCCAAACTTTGGTGGCTTATGGGAAATTTCAGTCAAACAATTCAAACATCATTTTAAAAGAGTAGCGGCCGACAAAAGATTTACCTTAGCTGACTTTAACACGTTTTCCATTGAAATAGAAGCAATATTAAACTCTCGACCAATAACTCGCATATCATCCGATATTAACGATTTATCAGCAATTACACCTGGTCACTTCTTAATTGGCGATTCACTCAAAGGTCTACCAGAACAAAATTATACGAAAATACCAGACAATCGCTTAAGCGCATGGGAAAGTATGTCAAAACTCAAACAACAATTTTGGGAGAGATGGAATAAAGAATACTTAAATGAATTGAATATACGTCACAACAAATCGGCGGCAGAACCAAAATTGACTAAAGACCTAGTCGTATTGATCAAAGAGGACAACACACCACCGATGCAATGGAATATGGGTATTATTACGGATGTACATCCAGGAGCCGACAAAATTATCCGCGTGGTAACAGTCAGAACGAAACACGGACTTAAAAAAAGACCAACCTCCAAGATTGCCGTTCTTCCCATAGACGATAACTTAGAAAAACAAGAAACAATAAGTAAACTCAAAATTAATTAA
- the LOC107981493 gene encoding uncharacterized protein LOC107981493 has protein sequence MNNLNTTASYLTDITFRSIHSEFKKSLTCFVVKEITDLVPNEPVPRNRLNIPKQLKLADPHFEKPASVDMLIGSGPTLSILCPGQLKILNNDNLILQKTKLGWILGGNLESTYLSKSSRCLVTSLPFDLERFWRLEEKLDEERTLSKDELYCEEHFITHVKRSKDGRYIVALPFDKMKGKLGNSKQTALKQLLYLRKRFQRDHEYKREYTKVIEEYLKLGHMTLVERPSETTDFICHTTEFLNSIV, from the coding sequence ATGAACAATTTAAATACCACTGCCAGCTACCTCACCGATATCACGTTCCGGTCAATTCattcagaatttaaaaaatcactgACTTGCTTTGTTGTTAAAGAAATAACCGATCTCGTACCCAACGAACCGGTTCCGAGGAACCGACTAAATATTCCGAAGCAACTCAAATTAGCAGATCCACATTTTGAAAAACCAGCATCCGTAGACATGCTAATCGGATCCGGTCCCACTTTATCAATACTCTGCCCCGGACAACTAAAGATACTCAACAACGATaatctaattttacaaaaaaccAAACTCGGCTGGATCCTGGGCGGAAATCTAGAATCAACTTACTTATCGAAATCGTCTCGTTGCCTTGTCACTAGTTTACCTTTCGACTTAGAGCGATTTTGGAGATTAGAGGAGAAGCTCGACGAGGAACGCACATTGTCAAAGGACGAGTTATATTGTGAAGAACACTTCATAACTCACGTAAAACGCAGTAAAGATGGCAGATACATCGTCGCATTGCCGTTCGATAAGATGAAGGGTAAATTAGGCAATTCCAAGCAAACGGCGTTGAAACAACTATTATATTTGAGAAAAAGATTTCAACGAGATCACGAGTACAAACGCGAATATACAAAGGTCatcgaagaatatctaaaattAGGCCACATGACCCTCGTAGAGAGACCATCGGAGACGACGGATTTTATTTGCCACACCACGGAGTTCCTAAACTCGATAGTCTGA
- the LOC107981420 gene encoding histone-lysine N-methyltransferase Suv4-20-like: MLQFKEISLIDDITKFLIIDTYLGFETKKIDDINVKNLFKDDSQDIIKTIKEFLEKVDYDSTISTFFTLINKNLPEVSYLYSNDFKDSLHKYLELIDPNNLVNTVQETFQYSSFERQTKITAKTLIKKNMKIELTGLYTPLTLEEEKKLSKEGNDFSIMYSCRKKTYVVLLGPIALVNHDCNANCSYTSNVEGIMYLSSKRKIQKGEEITCVYSNDYFESNNLLCECKTCNDAKHLHKRQLKPIQYQNLSTSNIIARKLIEFKTLTEKMLPSEFHGKCQRKTNNNFEKGLAYDNEFYRIFIEFLKINRIISETTEEPKLQVDQIKSIVLGIYKNWHISSYKAVEKFVTKYFEIIKEDIKGKHLE, from the exons atgttgCAATTTAAAGAAATCTCTCTTATAGATGATATtaccaaatttttaattatagatACATATTTAGgatttgaaacaaaaaaaattgatgacataaatgttaaaaacCTTTTTAAGGATGACAGTCAGGATATCATTAAAACTATAAAAGAGTTTCTTGAAAAAGTTGATTATGACAGTACAATATCTACATTTTTTactttgataaataaaaatttaccaGAAGTTTCTTATTTATACTCGAACGATTTCAAAGATAGTTTACATAAGTATTTAGAATTAATTGATCCTAATAATTTAGTAAATACAGTTCAAGAAACATTTCAATACTCAAGTTTTGAACGACAAACTAAGATTACAGCTAAAacattgattaaaaaaaatatgaaaatcgaaTTAACGGGTTTGTATACCCCATTAACTttagaagaagagaaaaaattatcTAAAGAAGGAAATGATTTTTCTATCATGTATAGTTGTAGGAAGAAAACCTATGTAGTATTACTCGGACCAATCGCTTTAGTGAACCATGACTGTAATGCTAATTGTAGTTATACATCAAATGTTGAAGGAATCATGTATCTCAgttcgaaaagaaaaatacaaaaaggcGAAGAAATCACCTGTGTTTACAGTAATGATTATTTCGAAAGTAATAATTTACTTTGTGAATGTAAGACATGCAATGATGCAAAACATTTACATAAAAGACAATTAAAACCGATTCAG TATCAAAATCTATCAACATCAAACATTATTGCCAGAAAACTAATTGAGTTCAAAACATTGACAGAAAAAATGTTACCGTCAGAATTTCATGGAAAATGCCAACGAAAgactaataataattttgaaaaagggTTAGCTTATGACAATGAATTTtatagaatatttattgaatttttaaaaattaatagaatAATCTCAGAAACGACTGAAGAACCCAAACTGCAAGTTGATCAAATTAAAAGCATAGTACTTGGAATTTACAAAAACTGGCATATTTCAAGCTATAAAGCAGTGGAAAAATTTGTAACAAAGTATTTTGAAATCATCAAGGAAGATATCAAAGGTAAGCATTTAGAATAA
- the LOC116415801 gene encoding uncharacterized protein LOC116415801, translating into MIRWWKINTLLISNNSLSSERPGTRVPFPLSLTHTSRAHTNTADSCTSTNVLILNKYPNFYDHVIFINFHHIHFYILFLDPVDNEHNIDPPAPVIEPAITDPPAPVIEPGVIDPPAPVIEPAVIVQQIPQIDPLPADPPHQEDPDDSNPGSPLHPEAVYISVRADVHRADQEETATVDPLEDETARKAGTKKPKKLIDPPVMEQPIPQLPRSREEEDGFGNEDRLIVGNRFAGVVGQAAEGLG; encoded by the exons ATGATAAGGTggtggaaaataaatacactattaa TCTCTAACAACTCTCTTTCAAGCGAGCGCCCTGGAACTAGAGTTCCCtttccactctctctcactcatacATCACGCGCTCACACGAACACCGCTGACTCGTGCACTAGCACAAATGTACTTATACTTAACAAATATCCTAATTTTTATGATCATGTGATATTCATTAATTTTCAtcatattcatttttatatccTTTTTTTAGATCCAGTTGATAATGAACATAACATAGATCCACCTGCTCCTGTTATAGAACCTGCAATCACTGATCCACCGGCTCCGGTTATAGAACCTGGAGTCATAGATCCACCGGCTCCTGTTATAGAACCTGCAGTAATAGTCCAACAAATTCCCCAAATTGATCCATTGCCTGCAGACCCGCCTCATCAGGAAGATCCAGACGATTCCAATCCAGGCTCTCCATTGCATCCCGAGGCTGTTTATATATCAGTCCGTGCTGATGTACATAGAGCGGATCAGGAAGAGACAGCCACGGTTGATCCACTGGAAGACGAAACTGCAAGAAAAGCTGGCACCAAGAAACCGAAAAAATTGATTGATCCACCTGTGATGGAGCAACCAATTCCTCAATTGCCAAGATCTCGTGAAGAGGAAGATGGATTCGGTAATGAGGATAGGTTGATTGTTGGAAATCGTTTTGCAGGTGTTGTAGGCCAAGCTGCAGA GGGACTTGGTTGA